In one Nicotiana sylvestris chromosome 8, ASM39365v2, whole genome shotgun sequence genomic region, the following are encoded:
- the LOC138875797 gene encoding uncharacterized protein produces MDCETIKITHQVSAIVHSMAPKIEDPGALTIPCTIESADFAKALCDLGESINLMPYSVFKTLGIGQPRLTSIRLQMNDRMMKRPLGIIDDVLVRVDKFILPVDFVILDCEVDATLVVLQKQKKTIGWTLSDIREISPAFYMHKIILEDDVKPSLEHQRRLNEAMQEVVKKETMVKQRGKGFKQPGRGESSRGGKQKIVRLTV; encoded by the exons atggattgtgaaactataaagataacccaccaagttagtgcaatagtgcattcaatggccccgaagatTGAAGATCCCGGGGCTTTAACCATTCCTTGCACTATTGagagtgcggactttgctaaggctctatgtgatttaggggaaagtatcaacttgatgccctactcagttttcaagactttgggtattggacAACCGAGGCTGACTTCCATAAGATTGCAAATGAACGATAGaatgatgaagagaccattgggtattattgatgatgtgcttgttcgGGTGgataaatttatcttgccagttgattttgtgatcttggattgtgag gttgatgccacattggtggtgcttcaaaagcagaaaaagacaattggatggactctatcTGATATTCGGGAGATAAGCCCTGCATtctatatgcacaagattattctggaagatgatgtaaagccctccttggaacatcaaaggaggttgaacgaggcaatgcaagaagttgtgaaaaaggag acaatggtgaaacaacgaGGTAAAGGCTTTAAACAACCAGGCAGAGGAGAATCCTCCCGAGGAGGGAAACAGAAAATTGTAAGATTGACTGTTTAA